GTTTCTCAAGGCCCACGGCTGCGAATACGGCCAGGGCTACTACCTGGGCAAGCCCCTGCCGGCGGAGCAGTTTGGGGAGTTTTTGGCTAACAGAGGACAAAGGACAGAGGACAGAGGTTAGAGGATAGAGGATAGAGGATAGAGGACAGGCCCTTCGACAGATCGCTCAGGACAGCGCTGCGCTGTATCCGGGCTAGGGATCGCCTGCATCTGCCGAGTCCCGAGCGCTATACGCCCTCAGCCCTCTGTCCTCTGAAAAGTGCACAGCCAGTCAGCAAAGGACTCGGCCGGCATGGGGCGGGTGATGTAGTAGCCCTGCACCTGGTCACAGCCGAGACGGCGCAGATGATCCAGCACCCCGGCCTGTTCAACGCCCTCGGCGGTAACGCTCAGGCCGAAGCGGTGAGCCAGTTCGATGATCACCTCGACGATATGCTCATTGGCCGGGTCGCTCTGCAGGCCGCTGATGAAGGAGCGGTCTATCTTGAGTTCATCGGCCGGCAGGTCGCGAAAATAGGACAGGCTGGAGTAGCCCGCGCCAAAGTCATCGATGGATATCTTCACCCCCAGTCGGCGCAGTTCGCTCAGGTTTTGGTGCGCCAGGCACTGGGCCGAGACCATGGACTCCTCCAGTACCTCCAGATAGAGATCCAGCGCCTGCTGCCGCCAGAGCCGTTCGGTGCTGGTGACAATATCGACAAAATCCGGTCGATCCATCAGCTTGGGCGGGATATTCACCGACACCCCCAACCGCCCCCATTTATCGGTCCAGCTGGCGCTGTGGCGCAGGGCGCTGTTGAGCATCCACAGGGTGATGGGTTGCATCATGCCCAGGGTCTCGGCCAAAGGCAGGAACTGGCCTGGCGGCAGCAGGCCGTGGCTGGGGTTCTGCCAACGGATCAGGGCCTCGGCACCTACCGGCAGGCCGCTACTCAGGTCCAGCTTCGGCTGAAAAAAGACGCGCATCTCGCCGCGTTCCAGACTCCCCTCCAACTGGGACTCCAGCTCGACGTTCCACGCCGCCCCCTGCTCGTCGCGGTGCGGTGCCAGGCCGATAGGCTGTTCCAGTCGGCGCGCCTCGGCCAGGGCCTGCTCGGCGCAGCGCAGTAGTGCTTCGGCACCATCGGCCTTGGCCGGATACAGGCCGATGCCGATACGCAGATTACAGCGCAGCCGACGCTGGCCCAGGATGAAGGGCTGTTCCAGCAGGCGCTGCACCTTGAGGGCGGCCAGCTGGGCATGGCCCTCGTTGGCCAGCTGGGGCAACAGCATGGCAAAGCGATCGGAACCGATGCGAGCCAGGCTGTCACCACGCCGCGCCACCCGCCCCAGCACCCCGGTGACGGCCTGGAGCAGGGCATCGCCCAGGGCCTGACCAAAGCTGTGATTGATATGCTGAAAGCGCTGGATATCCAGCACCAGCAGGGCCAGGGTGCTGGCCTCTCGCTCGGCCTCGGCCACCGCCTCGGCCAGCCGCTGCAGAAAAGACTGGCGATCCTCCAGGCCGGTGAGCGGGTCGCGCCCCTGGCTCACAGAAAGAACTCGTGCATGTCGATGCCATAGGCACCGGGCGGCAGGCCCCGACTGATACGCAGATCCCGTGACTCGCTAGCCAGGTCCAGGTAGTGAAACTCAGGGTAGGGCTGCTTGTTGCTGTCCAGGATCATCATCAGCTTGGGACGCAGGCGGCGCAGGCCGTTGACCGCCACCACCGCACCCACCTCGCCGCTGCTCAGCTCCACCAGGGAGCCGGTGGGGTAGAGGCCCACCGCCTGGATGAACTGCTCCACCAGCTCGGCCTGAAAACGGCTGTCGCGCAGGCTGTACAGCTCGGAGATGGCCTCGTGGGCCGAACGCGGCCCACCCTGGACATAGGGGCGCAGGCTGGTGATGGCGTCGAAGCTGTCCACCAGGCCTGCGATGCGGCCAAATATGGGGATTTGCTCGTTGCTCAGGCCCTGGGGATAGCCGCTGCCGTCGGCCCGTTCGTGGTGGGTGGCAATCATCTGTAATACCTGCATATCCACGCCCTGCTCGGGCTGTTTTTGGCCCTCCAGGGCCAGCAGACGCACCCCCAGATTGACGTGGCGATGCACCAGGTGGCGCTCCTTGGCGCTCAGGGGCTTGCGTTTGGTCAACAACTCCGGCGGCAGGCGGGTCTTGCCGATGTCCAGCAGCAACCCGCCCAGGGCCAGCTGGTTGACGGCGGCAGGCTCCAGCCCCAGATGGCGGCCAAAGGTGGCGCACCAGACCGAGCTGCCCAGGGCGCGGGAGTAGCTGTAGTCATCGGTGCGCTTGAGTTCCACCATCCACATCATGGCAGAGGGATTGCGCAGCACACTGTCCACCATGTCACAGATCCCGGCGCGCACCTGCTGGAGGTCTATATCCCTGTTTTGCTGCAAATCAGCCACCAGGCCATCGTAGGTATTGCTGAGTTGTTGCGATACCTTGCTGGCGGTGTCTATCTCCGCTTCCAGGGATTGGGTGTCATCGTACTGAGTGATGCGCAGGGCCAGGAATTCATCAGAGGCCGCGCTGGGTTTCGGCTGCGGTGGTGGCGGCGGCAGGTCCTCATCGCCAATCCAATAGCCGGGTTCCGGGCTGGGGCCGAGCAGGGGATCGACATAGACATAGTTGCAATGCTGGCTCAGGCGCTGGATATCCGCCCGATCCAGGATGCTGAAGCCCTCCAGCTCAAAGGGGGTGCCGATCCACGGTCGATCCAGCCGGGAGACAAACATGCCTACCCTTAGCCCTTCAACGCTGGTCTTGATCTCACGGCTCATGGTCTCGCTGGGTTAATCCTTATTGGCATGGGGTTATCACGAAGGAGGCCATTATCCACAATTTTTCCGGTGAGGGGGACAGAACAGGACCGATAGGGCGGACCGCGCCCGCCGCCAAGCCGCTTGCAATGGGGTTGCACCTTGCGAGGGCACGGCGGCCACGGGCCGCCCTATGTGCTGTCAGGTGCAGGTAAAGTCCAATCTCTCCGATAGGCTGAAGTTGGTGGGTAATCAGGAACCTCATTGCTGTGGCTTGGCGGCGGGCGCGGAGTCGCGCAACAGGCTATACACCACCGGCACCAGCACCAGGCTGATCAGGGTGGAGCTGACCAGACCGCCGAGCACCACCCGCGCC
This is a stretch of genomic DNA from gamma proteobacterium SS-5. It encodes these proteins:
- a CDS encoding bifunctional diguanylate cyclase/phosphodiesterase; translation: MSQGRDPLTGLEDRQSFLQRLAEAVAEAEREASTLALLVLDIQRFQHINHSFGQALGDALLQAVTGVLGRVARRGDSLARIGSDRFAMLLPQLANEGHAQLAALKVQRLLEQPFILGQRRLRCNLRIGIGLYPAKADGAEALLRCAEQALAEARRLEQPIGLAPHRDEQGAAWNVELESQLEGSLERGEMRVFFQPKLDLSSGLPVGAEALIRWQNPSHGLLPPGQFLPLAETLGMMQPITLWMLNSALRHSASWTDKWGRLGVSVNIPPKLMDRPDFVDIVTSTERLWRQQALDLYLEVLEESMVSAQCLAHQNLSELRRLGVKISIDDFGAGYSSLSYFRDLPADELKIDRSFISGLQSDPANEHIVEVIIELAHRFGLSVTAEGVEQAGVLDHLRRLGCDQVQGYYITRPMPAESFADWLCTFQRTEG
- a CDS encoding DUF3391 domain-containing protein codes for the protein MSREIKTSVEGLRVGMFVSRLDRPWIGTPFELEGFSILDRADIQRLSQHCNYVYVDPLLGPSPEPGYWIGDEDLPPPPPQPKPSAASDEFLALRITQYDDTQSLEAEIDTASKVSQQLSNTYDGLVADLQQNRDIDLQQVRAGICDMVDSVLRNPSAMMWMVELKRTDDYSYSRALGSSVWCATFGRHLGLEPAAVNQLALGGLLLDIGKTRLPPELLTKRKPLSAKERHLVHRHVNLGVRLLALEGQKQPEQGVDMQVLQMIATHHERADGSGYPQGLSNEQIPIFGRIAGLVDSFDAITSLRPYVQGGPRSAHEAISELYSLRDSRFQAELVEQFIQAVGLYPTGSLVELSSGEVGAVVAVNGLRRLRPKLMMILDSNKQPYPEFHYLDLASESRDLRISRGLPPGAYGIDMHEFFL